The following coding sequences lie in one Silene latifolia isolate original U9 population chromosome 5, ASM4854445v1, whole genome shotgun sequence genomic window:
- the LOC141655049 gene encoding uncharacterized protein LOC141655049, producing MKRTITTPITNFFPKRHRIDEAQNHQSSNPLDERETEVEEPHDGETEMGTSSNPFKEPILDRLTDFDVISLPHDLGLRRKLTDFHINDRDIIRREYVRRGPCQPRDHKFPKTKRNFVVAWFDKFKPWLEYSKEKDAAFCFVCYLFKSDCVSGGEAFVNVGFRTWSKTDAFTKHVGNHMSAHNNAMRNFDVFNKQKSSIACCFENYTKEAKNDYRIRLDASMDALRFITLQGLASRGHDESDESLNQDNYLELRKVFAKRDSNVARALFDKKVPGNCTLASSKIQKQIVNVFANETTKKLIEELDGGFFGILADESADISDKEQMALCLRYVAKTGAVKERLLGVVHVGNTTSVTLKAAIEKVLHANSLTLSSVRGQGYDGASNMRGSINGLKTLIMEETPSAYYVHCFAHQLQLALVAVAKKNADCSVLLDSLGILLNVIGSSCKREDILREIQAENVLKALQAGELESGTGLNQEKGLSRPGDTRWGSHFKTILHVFDIFPAILKVLDAIGEFCDGSEFVKVESLAFTMRTFDYVFIGQLMITIFGITNALNKALQKKDQNIVNAVSLVDVTQKNLQKIREDGWTAHMEKVTLFCQKNEICVPVMSDMYVVPGRRRRGKKEVDNLTHFRIEVFLSLIDQIWSEIDDRFGERSKDLLTYVLLQS from the coding sequence ATGAAGAGAACTATAACGACACCTATTACGAATTTTTTCCCGAAAAGACATCGTATTGATGAAGCACAAAATCACCAAAGTTCAAATCCATTAGACGAACGTGAAACCGAAGTTGAAGAGCCCCACGATGGCGAAACTGAAATGGGTACTAGTTCAAATCCTTTTAAAGAGCCAATTTTAGATAGGTTAACTGATTTTGATGTTATTTCTCTTCCACACGATCTTGGGTTGAGGAGAAAGTTAACAGATTTTCACATAAATGACCGTGATATAATAAGAAGAGAGTATGTTCGAAGAGGACCATGTCAACCTCGTGATCACAAATTTCCAAAGACAAAACGTAACTTTGTTGTTGCGTGGTTTGATAAGTTTAAGCCTTGGTTGGAGTATAGTAAAGAAAAGGATGCGgcattttgttttgtttgttatttatTCAAGAGTGATTGCGTATCAGGTGGCGAGGCTTTTGTGAACGTGGGGTTCAGGACCTGGAGTAAAACAGATGCATTCACTAAGCATGTCGGTAACCATATGAGTGCTCACAATAATGCCATGAGGAATTTTGATGTTTTTAATAAACAAAAATCTTCAATTGCGTGTTGCTTTGAAAATTATACCAAAGAAGCTAAAAATGATTATCGTATTCGATTGGATGCTTCAATGGATGCATTACGGTTTATTACTTTACAAGGGTTGGCATCTCGTGGTCATGATGAAAGTGATGAATCCTTGAACCAAGATAATTATCTAGAGCTTAGGAAAGTATTTGCAAAACGTGACAGTAATGTGGCTAGAGCTCTTTTTGATAAAAAAGTACCTGGAAATTGTACTCTCGCCTCAtctaaaatccaaaaacaaattgTTAATGTCTTCGCAAATGAGACCACCAAAAAGCTTATAGAAGAATTAGATGGTGGGTTTTTTGGTATTCTTGCCGATGAGTCAGCTGATATATCTGATAAAGAACAAATGGCTCTTTGTTTGCGGTATGTTGCTAAAACAGGGGCGGTAAAAGAAAGACTTTTGGGTGTTGTACATGTGGGTAATACTACTTCTGTAACCCTTAAAGCTGCAATTGAAAAGGTGTTACATGCAAACTCTCTTACTCTTTCTAGTGTTAGAGGTCAGGGTTATGATGGTGCTAGTAATATGAGAGGTTCAATCAATGGTCTTAAAACCTTAATCATGGAGGAGACTCCTTCTGCTTATTATGTTCATTGTTTTGCTCATCAACTCCAGCTAGCACTTGTTGCGGTGGCTAAGAAAAATGCTGATTGTAGTGTCCTTCTTGATTCACTCGGCATTTTACTTAATGTGATTGGGAGTTCGTGTAAACGTGAAGATATTCTCCGAGAAATACAAGCTGAAAATGTTTTAAAAGCATTACAGGCTGGTGAACTTGAATCTGGAACTGGCTTAAATCAAGAGAAAGGTTTAAGTAGGCCCGGTGATACTCGTTGGGGATCTCACTTTAAAACCATTTTGCACGTGTTTGATATATTTCCTGCCATTCTTAAAGTTCTTGATGCGATTGGTGAATTTTGTGATGGAAGTGAGTTTGTAAAAGTGGAGAGTCTTGCATTTACCATGCGAACATTTGATTATGTTTTTATTGGACAATTGATGATTACTATTTTTGGGATTACTAATGCATTGAACAAAGCTTTACAAAAGAAAGATCAAAATATCGTGAATGCTGTGTCTCTTGTTGATGTGACACAAAAGAATTTACAAAAGATTAGAGAAGATGGGTGGACTGCTCACATGGAAAAGGTGACGTTATTTTGTCAAAAGAATGAAATTTGTGTTCCTGTCATGAGTGATATGTATGTGGTTCCGGGGAGACGCAGGCGTGGAAAGAAAGAAGTGGATAATCTTACTCATTTTAGAATCGAAGTGTTTTTGAGCTTGATTGATCAAATATGGAGCGAAATTGATGATCGATTTGGCGAGAGAAGCAAAGATTTACTTACTTATGTCTTGCTTCAATCCTAG